In Saccharicrinis fermentans DSM 9555 = JCM 21142, a genomic segment contains:
- a CDS encoding acyl-CoA dehydrogenase family protein yields the protein MDTELLPFSQYLESFKETLKSVFYQRDNIEQFIQKRGFPALVLRDIMAKNPLSVGIPKEYGGRGVIMRECLAMLDAASYESLPLSLTFGINIALFLEPVGKYGSEEARKSIFNRFMTQQNMGGLMITEPDFGSDALSMQTYCEQDGTNYHVKGTKHWQGLTGMADYWLITSRKKLDNGDLARDIDFFVCDVQQSQQRIIVEEYYNNLGLFPIPYGKNKIDVIIPQSYKLIPESSGLNLMMDLLHRSRYQFPGMGMGFIRRMLDEAIAHCKSRMVSGKPLIQLDQVQHQINKIQSAFTVCSAMCARSAAYAGVEKNLSPDAIEANSMKAYVTDLMQMAAQVLTQLKGANGYKAESVSARGIIDSRPFRIFEGSNDMLYTQIFEMVSKLMVRQKNMNLLSFLKGFKLTQQVAERFDSLVDFVITPKMPQRKSVDMGKILSRIVSANHVFMMETKGFRQDLVANCIENLKHEVAMLVSSYQFTSAIQPVEDYKESSSWFHC from the coding sequence ATGGATACAGAACTGTTGCCTTTTTCACAGTACTTAGAGTCATTTAAAGAAACACTTAAGAGTGTTTTTTACCAGCGAGACAATATTGAACAGTTTATTCAAAAAAGAGGATTCCCGGCGTTGGTACTACGAGATATAATGGCAAAAAATCCTTTGTCAGTAGGTATTCCAAAAGAATATGGAGGGAGAGGAGTGATCATGAGAGAGTGTTTGGCTATGCTTGATGCAGCATCTTATGAGTCTCTTCCTTTGTCGTTGACTTTTGGAATTAACATCGCCTTATTTCTTGAGCCTGTCGGTAAATATGGAAGTGAGGAAGCTCGAAAGAGTATCTTTAATAGATTTATGACTCAACAAAATATGGGCGGGTTAATGATCACAGAACCTGATTTTGGTAGTGATGCATTGAGCATGCAGACCTACTGTGAACAGGATGGAACTAATTATCATGTTAAAGGAACAAAGCATTGGCAAGGGCTGACAGGTATGGCTGATTATTGGTTGATTACCTCAAGGAAAAAATTGGATAATGGGGATCTGGCCAGAGATATAGATTTTTTTGTTTGTGATGTGCAGCAGTCTCAGCAACGTATCATCGTAGAAGAGTATTATAATAACCTGGGACTTTTTCCTATCCCATATGGAAAAAATAAAATTGATGTTATTATACCACAAAGCTATAAGCTGATACCTGAATCGTCGGGCCTTAATTTGATGATGGATCTATTACATCGCAGCCGTTATCAATTCCCAGGTATGGGTATGGGTTTTATTCGTAGAATGTTGGACGAAGCCATTGCTCATTGTAAATCGAGAATGGTGAGCGGTAAACCACTTATCCAATTGGATCAGGTTCAGCATCAAATCAATAAAATACAGAGTGCATTTACTGTTTGTTCTGCTATGTGTGCCCGCAGTGCGGCTTATGCAGGAGTGGAAAAAAACTTGTCGCCAGATGCCATCGAAGCAAATAGTATGAAGGCTTATGTGACTGATCTGATGCAAATGGCAGCGCAAGTACTTACACAACTTAAAGGAGCCAACGGTTATAAAGCCGAGAGTGTTAGTGCACGTGGTATTATTGATTCACGTCCTTTCAGAATTTTTGAGGGATCTAATGATATGCTCTATACGCAGATCTTTGAGATGGTGAGTAAGTTGATGGTGCGTCAAAAAAATATGAACCTATTGTCATTTTTAAAGGGATTTAAATTAACCCAACAGGTAGCCGAGCGTTTTGATAGCTTGGTAGATTTTGTGATTACCCCAAAGATGCCACAGCGAAAAAGTGTGGATATGGGTAAAATATTGAGCCGAATTGTTTCTGCTAATCATGTTTTTATGATGGAGACGAAAGGGTTTAGACAGGATTTGGTTGCGAATTGTATCGAAAATCTGAAACACGAAGTAGCTATGTTGGTTAGTTCTTATCAGTTTACATCTGCCATTCAACCCGTTGAAGATTATAAGGAGTCGTCCTCCTGGTTTCATTGTTAA